The proteins below come from a single Streptococcus canis genomic window:
- a CDS encoding DUF960 domain-containing protein: protein MAFQKAKERYASFGVATSLPPELIDTFWEIIDHYLKGVFPLNNLLVFKLIKNKQYLSYEYIDRKRGLRIVFDYKASFDPFYPKTIYVVDNSGIETILLPHEIN, encoded by the coding sequence ATGGCATTCCAAAAAGCAAAAGAACGCTACGCCAGCTTTGGTGTAGCCACCAGCCTCCCCCCAGAATTAATTGATACCTTTTGGGAAATCATTGATCACTACCTAAAAGGTGTCTTCCCACTAAACAATCTTCTTGTCTTCAAGCTCATCAAAAATAAACAATACCTTTCCTACGAATACATTGATCGTAAACGAGGATTACGTATCGTTTTTGATTACAAGGCTAGCTTTGATCCCTTCTACCCAAAAACAATTTACGTCGTTGACAACTCAGGCATTGAAACTATCTTGCTGCCGCACGAAATCAATTAA
- the rlmD gene encoding 23S rRNA (uracil(1939)-C(5))-methyltransferase RlmD, translated as MVVKVKQKIPLKIKRMGINGEGIGFYQKTLVFVPGALKGEDVFCQVIAVKRNFAEAKLLTVNKVSKHRVKPACPIYETCGGCQIMHLAYPKQLDFKDDVIRQALKKFKPAGYERFNIKPTKGMKKPDHYRAKLQFQLRSFGGSVKAGLFSQGSHRLVPINHCLVQDTLTQEIINRITQLVDRYKLPVYNERNIAGIRTVMVRKAQASEQVQIIIVSSKEISLAGLIGELTKAFPQIKTVALNINRSKSSEIYGDETEILWGQEAIHEVVLDYGFALSPRAFYQLNPEQTEVLYGEVVKALDVGGTDHIIDAYCGVGSIGFAFAGKVKSVRGMDIIPEAIEDAQKNAKAMGFDNTYYEAGKAEDIIPKWYKQGYRADAIIVDPPRTGLDDKLLKTILHYQPEQMVYVSCNTSTLARDLVSLVKVYEVVYIQSVDMFPHTARTEAVVKLQRKEC; from the coding sequence ATGGTTGTAAAGGTTAAACAGAAGATTCCTTTAAAAATTAAGCGGATGGGAATCAATGGTGAAGGCATTGGTTTTTATCAGAAAACCTTGGTATTTGTCCCTGGTGCTTTAAAGGGAGAGGATGTTTTTTGCCAAGTCATTGCGGTCAAGCGAAATTTTGCAGAGGCCAAGCTGTTAACGGTAAACAAGGTTTCCAAGCATCGTGTCAAACCAGCTTGTCCTATTTATGAAACTTGTGGCGGATGCCAAATTATGCATCTAGCCTATCCTAAACAGCTAGATTTTAAAGATGATGTGATTAGGCAAGCTCTTAAAAAATTCAAACCAGCCGGTTATGAGCGATTTAATATTAAGCCTACCAAGGGGATGAAAAAGCCAGATCACTATAGAGCAAAGTTACAGTTTCAGTTAAGGTCATTTGGAGGATCGGTCAAAGCTGGTCTCTTTTCTCAAGGTAGTCACCGTTTGGTTCCTATTAATCATTGTTTGGTACAGGATACATTGACACAAGAGATTATTAATCGTATCACACAGTTAGTGGATAGGTACAAGTTGCCTGTTTACAATGAGCGAAACATTGCTGGTATTCGGACGGTAATGGTTCGGAAAGCACAGGCTAGTGAGCAGGTGCAGATTATTATTGTGAGTAGTAAGGAAATTAGTTTGGCGGGACTCATTGGAGAATTGACCAAGGCTTTTCCTCAAATTAAGACGGTGGCTTTGAATATTAATCGCTCTAAATCGAGTGAGATTTATGGGGACGAAACTGAAATTCTATGGGGTCAAGAGGCAATCCATGAAGTAGTTTTGGATTATGGATTTGCGTTGTCACCGAGAGCTTTTTACCAGCTTAATCCGGAGCAGACAGAGGTTTTGTATGGCGAGGTGGTTAAAGCTTTGGATGTAGGGGGTACAGATCACATTATCGATGCCTATTGTGGCGTTGGCTCAATTGGTTTCGCTTTTGCAGGTAAGGTCAAGTCTGTTCGTGGCATGGATATTATTCCAGAAGCGATTGAGGATGCACAGAAAAATGCCAAGGCCATGGGCTTTGACAATACTTACTATGAGGCAGGGAAGGCAGAGGATATTATTCCCAAATGGTATAAACAAGGTTATCGGGCCGATGCTATCATTGTCGATCCGCCAAGAACTGGTTTAGATGATAAATTATTAAAAACGATTCTTCATTACCAACCAGAGCAGATGGTTTACGTGTCTTGTAATACATCCACCTTAGCCCGCGACTTGGTTTCTCTAGTTAAGGTGTATGAAGTGGTTTACATCCAGTCGGTTGATATGTTCCCTCATACGGCAAGAACCGAGGCTGTAGTGAAGCTACAAAGGAAGGAATGCTGA
- a CDS encoding ComF family protein gives MKAYFRQYKFQGDYLLRNVFAQELAEIIYQNYQGYVPVPVPISDKRYQERNFNQVSAILEAGKVRYHQIFEKHDDSRQSSKTKKERLLTKNSYHLLEGVEIPPKILIVDDIYTTGSTIMALKKQLLQFGNSDIKSLSIAR, from the coding sequence ATGAAAGCCTATTTCAGACAATATAAATTCCAAGGAGACTATTTATTAAGGAATGTCTTTGCTCAGGAATTAGCAGAAATCATTTATCAGAACTATCAAGGATATGTCCCTGTCCCAGTACCTATAAGCGACAAACGTTACCAAGAACGGAATTTTAATCAGGTGAGCGCTATACTTGAAGCTGGTAAAGTTCGTTACCATCAAATTTTTGAAAAACATGATGATAGCCGTCAATCTTCAAAGACGAAAAAGGAGCGCTTGTTGACTAAAAATTCTTATCATTTACTTGAAGGAGTCGAAATTCCCCCTAAAATCCTCATTGTTGATGATATTTATACCACTGGTAGTACCATTATGGCTTTGAAAAAGCAGTTACTACAATTTGGAAATAGTGACATCAAAAGTTTGTCGATTGCACGTTAA
- the recX gene encoding recombination regulator RecX, which yields MKITKIEKKKRLYFIELDNNHSFYVTEDTIVRFMLSKDNVLDNNQLEDIKHFDQLSYGKNLALYFLSFQQRSKNQVTDYLRKHDIDENIIPDIIHHLQQEQWIDDAKLVDTYIRQNQLNGDKGPQVLKQKLLQKGIASQAIDPILSQTDFNQLAQKVSQKLFNKYQGKLPPKALKDKMIQSLLTKGFSYDLAKNSLQQFHFKQDDQQTEDLLDKELDKQYRKLSRKYDGYTLKQKLFQSLYRKGYDSDDINSKLRDYL from the coding sequence ATGAAAATCACTAAAATCGAAAAGAAAAAACGCCTTTACTTTATCGAATTGGACAATAATCATTCCTTTTATGTGACAGAAGATACCATTGTTCGCTTTATGCTGAGTAAAGATAACGTCCTTGACAATAATCAACTTGAAGACATCAAACATTTTGACCAACTGTCCTACGGCAAAAATCTGGCCCTTTATTTTCTCTCCTTCCAGCAACGCAGCAAAAATCAAGTCACTGATTACCTGCGTAAACACGACATTGACGAAAACATCATTCCGGACATCATTCACCATCTCCAACAAGAACAATGGATAGATGATGCCAAATTGGTTGACACCTATATCCGTCAAAATCAGTTAAATGGTGATAAAGGTCCTCAAGTTTTAAAACAAAAACTATTACAAAAAGGCATAGCAAGCCAAGCTATTGACCCCATCTTATCCCAAACAGACTTTAACCAACTCGCTCAAAAAGTAAGTCAAAAACTCTTTAACAAATACCAAGGAAAACTTCCTCCCAAAGCCTTAAAAGATAAAATGATCCAATCCCTATTAACCAAAGGTTTCTCCTACGACCTCGCCAAAAACAGTCTACAACAGTTCCATTTTAAACAAGATGACCAGCAGACTGAAGACCTACTCGACAAAGAATTAGACAAGCAATACCGTAAACTCAGTCGCAAATATGATGGCTATACCCTCAAACAAAAACTTTTCCAGTCTCTCTACCGAAAAGGCTATGACAGCGACGATATCAATAGCAAATTAAGAGATTATCTCTAA
- the cysK gene encoding cysteine synthase A yields MTTIYHNVTELVGQTPIIKLNHLVPEEAADVYVKLEAFNPGSSVKDRIALAMIEAAEAEGIIHPGDTIIEPTSGNTGIGLAWVGAAKGYHVIIVMPETMSVERRQIIQAYGAELVLTPGTEGMKGAIAKAESLTAELGAWMPMQFDNPANPAIHEKTTGQEILAAFGDVTIDAFVAGVGTGGTISGVSHALKAINPATTIYAVEAQESAVLSGQEPGPHKIQGISAGFIPNTLDTKAYDQIIRVKSEDALATARLTGAKEGFLVGISSGAAIFAAIEVAKQLGKGKQVLTVLPDNGERYLSTGLYDTTSIS; encoded by the coding sequence ATGACAACAATTTATCATAACGTAACCGAGTTAGTTGGGCAAACCCCGATTATTAAACTTAACCATTTAGTTCCTGAAGAAGCAGCTGATGTCTACGTTAAGTTAGAAGCTTTTAACCCTGGGTCTTCTGTTAAAGACCGTATTGCTTTAGCGATGATCGAAGCAGCTGAAGCAGAAGGGATCATTCATCCTGGAGATACCATTATTGAACCAACAAGCGGAAATACAGGTATTGGGCTTGCTTGGGTTGGGGCAGCTAAAGGATATCATGTTATTATTGTCATGCCTGAAACCATGAGCGTGGAAAGACGTCAGATTATCCAAGCTTATGGGGCAGAACTTGTGTTGACACCAGGAACAGAAGGTATGAAAGGAGCCATCGCTAAGGCTGAATCCCTAACCGCAGAACTAGGGGCTTGGATGCCAATGCAATTCGATAATCCTGCTAACCCTGCTATTCATGAAAAAACAACTGGTCAGGAAATTTTAGCAGCCTTTGGTGATGTCACCATTGATGCCTTTGTTGCTGGTGTTGGTACTGGCGGAACCATTTCTGGAGTCTCACATGCCTTGAAAGCCATCAATCCTGCGACCACTATTTATGCTGTTGAAGCCCAAGAATCTGCCGTCCTATCTGGGCAAGAACCCGGCCCACACAAAATTCAAGGAATCTCAGCAGGTTTTATTCCAAATACATTAGACACCAAGGCCTATGACCAAATTATTCGAGTTAAGTCTGAAGATGCCCTAGCCACTGCTCGTCTAACTGGAGCCAAAGAAGGATTCTTAGTCGGTATTTCTTCTGGCGCTGCTATCTTTGCTGCTATTGAAGTAGCTAAACAGTTGGGGAAAGGAAAGCAGGTTTTAACAGTTTTACCTGATAATGGCGAACGCTACTTGTCCACTGGACTTTACGATACGACTTCTATCTCCTAA
- a CDS encoding DEAD/DEAH box helicase, with protein MEGIENYYGRLFLENQLPEEGKHLAKPLESIVITKGKVTCQRCRYHISEEERLPSGAYYCRFCLVFGRNQSDKSLYYMSPKPFPKGSCLKWKGQLTPHQKKISQQLVRNVQTKKPTLVHAVTGAGKTEMIYAAIARVIEAGGWVCLASPRVDVCIEVAKRLSQAFSCQVCLMHAGSSPYQRSPIIVATTHQLLTFYKAFDLLIIDEVDAFPFVTNVQLNHAANQASKTDAARILLTATSTTTLEKQVKRGEVEKLTLARRFHNHPLVIPQFIRSFAILNNIHCHKIPEIVIKYLREQRQTGYPLLIFLPVITTAEIVTNLLKKAFPKEKIACVSSQAEEREKDITAFRQGEKTILVTTTILERGVTFPGVDVFVLAAHHRVFTPQSLVQISGRVGRSLERPTGNLYFFHDGISRAMLKARKEIKEMNQKGYPDDMPTVPTT; from the coding sequence ATGGAAGGTATTGAAAATTATTACGGTCGTTTATTTTTAGAAAATCAATTGCCAGAAGAAGGAAAGCATCTTGCAAAACCTTTAGAAAGTATAGTAATTACAAAAGGTAAAGTTACTTGCCAACGATGCCGTTATCACATTAGTGAGGAAGAAAGATTGCCTAGTGGCGCTTATTATTGCCGCTTCTGTCTTGTCTTTGGCCGCAATCAATCTGATAAATCGCTTTACTATATGTCCCCTAAGCCATTCCCTAAAGGAAGCTGTCTTAAATGGAAAGGACAATTAACACCTCATCAAAAAAAGATTTCCCAACAGTTGGTAAGAAATGTACAGACCAAAAAGCCTACCTTGGTTCATGCTGTAACAGGAGCTGGTAAAACAGAAATGATTTATGCAGCTATTGCAAGAGTTATTGAAGCAGGTGGCTGGGTATGTTTAGCTAGCCCGCGAGTAGATGTTTGTATCGAAGTGGCCAAACGGTTATCTCAAGCCTTTTCGTGTCAAGTCTGTTTAATGCATGCTGGATCCTCTCCTTACCAGAGAAGTCCTATTATTGTAGCAACAACACATCAGTTACTCACTTTTTACAAGGCTTTTGACCTTTTGATTATTGATGAAGTTGATGCTTTTCCATTTGTGACAAACGTTCAACTGAATCACGCTGCAAATCAAGCCTCTAAAACAGATGCTGCTAGGATTTTATTAACAGCAACATCAACGACAACCTTAGAAAAACAAGTCAAAAGAGGAGAAGTAGAAAAGCTAACATTAGCTAGGCGCTTTCATAATCATCCCTTAGTTATTCCACAGTTTATCAGAAGTTTTGCTATCTTGAACAATATACACTGCCATAAGATTCCTGAAATAGTCATCAAATACCTTCGAGAGCAGCGGCAGACAGGTTATCCCCTGTTAATATTTCTTCCTGTTATTACAACAGCAGAAATAGTCACCAATTTGTTAAAAAAAGCTTTTCCAAAAGAAAAGATAGCTTGTGTTTCAAGTCAAGCAGAAGAGAGGGAGAAAGATATTACTGCCTTTCGCCAGGGTGAAAAAACTATTTTAGTCACGACAACAATCTTGGAAAGGGGGGTTACCTTTCCTGGTGTTGATGTCTTTGTACTAGCAGCCCACCATCGAGTTTTCACCCCACAAAGTCTTGTTCAAATCTCGGGACGCGTGGGAAGATCTCTGGAGAGACCGACAGGGAACTTATACTTTTTTCATGATGGCATCAGTAGAGCAATGTTGAAGGCTCGAAAAGAAATCAAAGAAATGAATCAGAAAGGTTACCCAGATGACATGCCTACTGTGCCAACAACCTAG
- the hpf gene encoding ribosome hibernation-promoting factor, HPF/YfiA family — protein MIKFSIRGENIEVTEAIRDYVESKLTKIEKYFVEEQEIDARINLKVYREKSSKVEVTIPLGSVTLRAEDVSQDMYGSIDLVVDKIERQIRKNKTKIAKKHREKIPTGQVFTTEFEAEQVDETPEVKVVRTKNVTLKPMDVEEARLQMELLGHDFFIYTDAEDGETNILYRREDGNLGLIEAK, from the coding sequence ATGATTAAATTCAGTATTCGTGGAGAAAATATCGAAGTGACAGAAGCTATTCGCGATTATGTGGAATCAAAGCTTACTAAAATCGAAAAGTATTTTGTTGAAGAACAAGAAATAGATGCACGTATTAATTTGAAAGTATATCGTGAAAAATCTTCAAAAGTTGAAGTGACAATTCCACTAGGATCAGTAACCCTTCGCGCAGAAGACGTGTCACAAGATATGTATGGCTCAATTGATTTAGTCGTTGATAAGATTGAACGTCAAATTAGAAAAAATAAAACTAAAATTGCAAAAAAACACCGTGAAAAAATTCCAACCGGTCAGGTCTTCACAACAGAATTTGAAGCTGAACAAGTGGATGAAACACCAGAGGTAAAAGTTGTACGTACTAAAAACGTGACGTTGAAACCAATGGATGTTGAAGAAGCTCGTTTACAAATGGAATTATTAGGACATGATTTCTTTATCTATACTGATGCTGAAGATGGCGAAACAAACATTCTTTATCGTCGTGAAGATGGTAATTTAGGATTAATTGAAGCTAAATAA
- a CDS encoding IS30 family transposase, whose product MQDYYTPKSKQLTLTERRMIDHWLLEGQSNREIARRLAKAPQTIHNEVKRGQVRQQVRQGKYEQVYSADFAQDVYNNNRKRSVKQMTLTKELKEKMTHYIKQKYSPEMMVKAKGIPVPISTIYYWIHHGQLGLTKAGMLYPRKNVASKKQASPNFKPAGKSIEERPTSINKRENSGDFEIDTVIQTRAKNECLLTLTDRKSRYQIIRLIPDKSANSVNKALEGILKDYPIRSITADNGAEFSRLSEIFDPENIYYAHPYSSWERGINENHNRLIRRWLPKGSKNATQQQVAFIENGINNYSKKLLDYKSPKEFLQTG is encoded by the coding sequence ATGCAAGACTATTATACACCAAAAAGTAAACAGTTGACACTAACTGAGCGTCGAATGATTGACCATTGGCTTCTAGAAGGACAGTCAAATCGTGAAATCGCTAGAAGATTAGCTAAAGCTCCTCAAACCATTCACAACGAAGTCAAACGCGGGCAAGTTAGACAACAAGTACGTCAGGGGAAATATGAACAAGTTTACTCTGCTGACTTTGCCCAAGATGTTTATAACAATAACCGTAAACGCTCCGTTAAACAGATGACTCTAACGAAGGAACTCAAAGAAAAGATGACTCACTACATCAAACAAAAATACTCTCCTGAGATGATGGTTAAGGCAAAAGGGATACCCGTTCCCATCTCCACCATTTACTACTGGATTCATCATGGACAACTAGGATTGACCAAGGCTGGCATGCTGTATCCTCGAAAGAATGTAGCTTCAAAAAAGCAAGCTAGCCCCAATTTTAAGCCGGCTGGAAAGTCTATTGAGGAACGACCAACGAGCATTAATAAGCGTGAGAATAGCGGTGATTTTGAAATTGATACGGTTATTCAAACTCGGGCAAAAAACGAGTGTCTACTGACGCTGACAGACAGAAAAAGCCGCTACCAAATCATCCGACTCATTCCAGATAAGTCGGCTAATTCGGTAAACAAGGCTTTGGAAGGGATTCTAAAAGATTATCCGATTCGCTCAATCACAGCTGATAACGGAGCTGAATTCAGTCGCTTATCAGAGATTTTTGACCCTGAAAACATTTACTATGCCCACCCCTATTCCTCTTGGGAAAGGGGAATAAATGAAAATCATAACAGACTCATTCGGCGTTGGTTACCAAAGGGAAGTAAAAATGCGACTCAACAACAAGTCGCATTTATTGAAAATGGGATTAATAACTACTCAAAGAAACTACTTGATTACAAATCTCCTAAAGAGTTTTTACAGACTGGCTAA
- a CDS encoding YigZ family protein, which produces MENYKTIKTDGLFEENIKKSRFICQVKRITTEEEGKAFIAAIKKEHYKANHSCSAMIIGNDSQIKRSSDDGEPSGTAGIPILSVLEKQGLTNLVVVVTRYFGGIKLGTGGLIRAYSGVTAATLKELGVVEVKKQDGFEITLSYPQYQIYPQFLEQMALTETETLFSDTIKTAIYCDPDQKEAILAALTDYYHGKVAITTIAAKIIEVPLV; this is translated from the coding sequence ATGGAAAACTATAAAACAATCAAAACCGATGGTCTTTTTGAAGAAAACATCAAAAAGTCACGCTTTATTTGTCAGGTAAAACGAATTACGACTGAAGAAGAAGGTAAGGCCTTTATTGCTGCTATCAAAAAAGAACATTACAAAGCCAATCATTCTTGCTCTGCTATGATTATTGGCAATGATAGCCAAATCAAACGTTCTAGTGATGATGGAGAGCCCTCTGGAACAGCTGGTATCCCAATACTTTCTGTTTTAGAAAAGCAGGGCTTAACCAACTTGGTCGTGGTTGTTACCCGTTATTTTGGTGGGATCAAGTTGGGAACGGGTGGCCTGATTCGGGCTTATTCTGGAGTGACAGCTGCTACCCTTAAGGAACTTGGGGTTGTTGAAGTGAAAAAACAAGATGGTTTCGAGATAACACTTTCGTATCCTCAGTATCAGATTTATCCACAATTTTTAGAACAAATGGCTCTAACAGAGACTGAGACTCTTTTTTCAGATACTATCAAAACTGCTATTTATTGTGATCCTGATCAAAAAGAGGCTATTCTTGCAGCTTTAACAGATTATTACCATGGTAAGGTTGCTATTACCACCATCGCTGCCAAAATCATTGAAGTCCCTTTGGTTTAA
- a CDS encoding bifunctional Cof-type HAD-IIB family hydrolase/peptidylprolyl isomerase, translating to MDAKLKYKAKKIKMVFFDIDDTLRVKDTGYMPASIPKVFQALKEKGILVGIASGRARYGVPQEVQNLHADYCVKLNGAYVKDDAKNIIFQAPIPADVVVAYKKWADDMGIYYGMAGRHEAVLSTRNDMISKAIDNVYAQLEVCPDYNEHHDVYQMWTFEDKGDSLHLPAELAEHLRLVRWHDNSSDVVLKGTSKALGVSKVVEHLGLKPENILVFGDELNDLELFDYAGISIAMGISHPLLQEKADYITKTVEEDGILYALEELGLIDKELQFPQLDLENHTGPKVTIKTNHGDMTLVLFPEHAPKTVANFLGLAKEGYYDGIIFHRIIPEFMIQGGDPTGTGMGGQSIYGDSFEDEFSDELYNLRGALSMANAGPNTNGSQFFIVQNSKIPYAKKELERGGWPAPIAATYADNGGTPHLDRRHTVFGQLADEASFQVLDRIASVETGAQDKPKDDVIIETIEVFD from the coding sequence ATGGACGCAAAACTAAAATACAAAGCTAAAAAAATCAAGATGGTTTTCTTTGATATTGATGATACCTTGAGGGTAAAGGATACAGGCTATATGCCTGCATCAATTCCAAAAGTATTTCAAGCTCTAAAGGAAAAAGGTATCTTGGTTGGTATTGCTTCAGGTCGTGCTCGATACGGTGTTCCACAAGAAGTACAAAACTTACATGCTGACTACTGTGTCAAATTAAATGGAGCCTATGTCAAAGATGATGCGAAAAATATTATTTTCCAAGCCCCGATTCCAGCAGATGTTGTTGTGGCCTATAAAAAATGGGCGGATGACATGGGCATTTATTATGGCATGGCTGGTCGTCATGAGGCCGTTTTATCCACACGAAATGACATGATTAGCAAGGCTATTGATAATGTCTATGCTCAACTAGAGGTCTGTCCGGATTATAATGAGCATCATGATGTTTACCAGATGTGGACTTTCGAGGACAAGGGAGATAGTTTACACTTACCGGCTGAATTAGCAGAGCACCTTCGTTTGGTCAGATGGCATGATAACTCGTCAGATGTTGTCTTAAAAGGAACCTCAAAAGCTTTAGGAGTTTCGAAAGTAGTTGAGCATTTAGGATTAAAGCCTGAAAATATTTTGGTTTTTGGGGATGAACTAAATGACTTAGAGTTGTTTGATTATGCTGGCATCAGTATTGCGATGGGAATATCACATCCGCTCTTGCAAGAAAAAGCGGATTATATCACGAAAACAGTTGAAGAAGATGGCATTTTATATGCCTTGGAGGAATTAGGATTGATTGACAAAGAATTACAGTTTCCACAATTGGATCTAGAAAACCATACTGGACCAAAAGTAACCATTAAAACAAACCATGGAGATATGACTTTGGTCTTGTTCCCAGAGCATGCCCCTAAGACGGTTGCTAACTTCTTAGGATTAGCCAAAGAGGGATACTATGATGGCATCATTTTCCACCGCATTATTCCAGAATTTATGATTCAAGGTGGTGACCCAACTGGCACTGGTATGGGGGGACAGTCTATTTATGGCGACAGTTTTGAAGATGAATTTTCAGATGAACTGTATAACCTTAGAGGGGCCCTTTCAATGGCAAATGCGGGCCCAAATACAAATGGTAGCCAATTCTTCATCGTTCAAAACAGCAAAATTCCTTATGCTAAAAAAGAATTAGAACGTGGTGGCTGGCCTGCTCCAATTGCAGCTACTTACGCTGACAATGGTGGGACTCCACACCTTGACCGCCGTCATACTGTTTTTGGTCAATTAGCTGATGAGGCTTCTTTCCAAGTTTTAGATCGGATTGCCAGCGTCGAAACAGGCGCTCAAGACAAGCCTAAAGATGATGTTATTATTGAAACAATCGAGGTGTTTGATTAA
- a CDS encoding S1 RNA-binding domain-containing protein — protein MKIGDKLHGTITGIKPYGAFVALDNGTTGLIHISEIKTGFIDNINQLLAVDDKVLVQVIDLDEFSQKASLSLRTLEEDKHHLPHRHRFSNSQHKIGFKPLEEQLPQWIKESLQHLKKEH, from the coding sequence ATGAAAATTGGCGACAAACTGCATGGGACCATTACAGGAATTAAACCATATGGTGCCTTTGTTGCCCTTGACAATGGGACAACGGGTCTCATTCACATTTCAGAAATAAAAACAGGCTTTATTGATAATATTAACCAGCTCTTAGCAGTAGATGACAAGGTTTTGGTTCAAGTGATTGATCTTGATGAATTTAGCCAAAAAGCGAGTTTATCACTAAGAACCTTGGAAGAAGACAAACATCATTTGCCACACCGGCACCGTTTTTCTAACAGTCAACATAAGATTGGCTTTAAGCCACTTGAAGAACAACTGCCGCAGTGGATTAAGGAAAGTTTACAGCATTTAAAGAAAGAACACTAA
- the ntdP gene encoding nucleoside tri-diphosphate phosphatase, whose product MKLPKEGDFITIQSYKHDGRLHRTWRDTMVLKTTENALIGVNDHTLVTESDGRRWVTREPAIVYFHKKYWFNIIAMIRDNGVSYYCNLASPYTMDTEALKYIDYDLDVKVFADGEKRLLDVDEYEIHKREMQYSADMDFILKENVKILVDWINHEKGPFSKAYITIWYKRYLELKNR is encoded by the coding sequence ATGAAATTACCTAAAGAAGGCGACTTTATTACAATTCAAAGTTATAAGCATGATGGTAGATTGCACCGCACCTGGCGCGATACTATGGTACTAAAAACAACTGAAAATGCCCTTATTGGAGTTAATGATCACACTCTTGTTACAGAAAGTGATGGCAGACGATGGGTCACTCGCGAACCTGCAATCGTTTATTTTCATAAAAAATATTGGTTCAACATCATAGCCATGATTCGAGATAATGGTGTCTCCTATTACTGTAACTTAGCTAGTCCATACACTATGGACACCGAAGCCCTCAAATACATTGATTACGATTTGGATGTCAAAGTCTTTGCGGATGGTGAAAAGCGATTACTTGATGTTGATGAATACGAGATTCATAAAAGAGAAATGCAGTATTCAGCTGATATGGACTTTATCCTAAAAGAAAATGTCAAAATATTAGTTGACTGGATTAATCATGAAAAAGGACCATTTTCCAAGGCCTATATCACTATTTGGTACAAACGTTATCTTGAACTGAAGAATCGTTAA